A genome region from Camelina sativa cultivar DH55 chromosome 10, Cs, whole genome shotgun sequence includes the following:
- the LOC104718073 gene encoding F-box protein At4g22390-like — MAECPMDLIHDLFLRLSAATLVRCRVLSKPCFSLIDSPDFVSSHLSRRLETGDHLMILLRGPRMLRTVELDAPENVSDIDHPLQAGGFTEVFGSLNGVVGLLNSPVDMALFNPSTRKLHHLPIEPLDFPERHITREYVFYGLGYDSVSDDFKVVRILQSKRKGGNDNFGYPVEIKVFSLKKNSWKRVYLLFEVQILFIYFYYDVLPRRGFGVLAKNHLHWILPRKQGLIAFNTIIRFDLASDDLGVLSFPQELYIEDNMDIGVLDGCVCLMCYNEFSYADVWILREYEDIKSWTKMFTVPKPECVESYDFVRPLLYSKDRSKILMEINNAKNLMWFDLESQILTTVGIECDSSFTADILVSSLVLGCKGDPTEAQRRKDQMMQKSNKRGGFLSKGFKLKL; from the exons ATGGCGGAGTGTCCGATGGATCTCATCCACGATCTCTTCCTCCGTCTCTCAGCAGCTACGCTCGTACGGTGTCGCGTCCTCTCGAAGCCATGCTTCTCTCTCATCGACAGTCCAGACTTCGTCTCGTCTCACCTCAGTCGTAGACTCGAAACGGGAGACCATCTCATGATCTTGCTCCGAGGACCTCGCATGCTACGCACGGTGGAGCTCGACGCGCCGGAGAACGTCTCAGACATCGACCACCCTTTGCAAGCCGGAGGTTTTACAGAggtttttggttctttgaaCGGTGTCGTCGGCTTATTAAACTCTCCTGTTGATATGGCTCTGTTCAATCCATCGACCAGGAAGCTTCACCATTTACCAATTGAGCCTCTTGATTTCCCAGAACGTCACATCACTCGCGAGTATGTGTTTTACGGTTTGGGTTATGATTCTGTGAGCGACGACTTCAAAGTTGTGAGGATTCTTCAGTCTAAGCGTAAAGGAGGCAATGATAATTTTGGTTACCCTGTTGAGATCAAAGTTTTCAGCTTGAAGAAGAATTCGTGGAAGAGGGTCTATCTTCtctttgaggttcagattctctTCATCTATTTCTATTACGATGTGTTGCCTCGCCGTGGATTTGGTGTTTTAGCTAAGAATCATCTTCACTGGATTTTGCCTCGGAAGCAAGGATTGATCGCTTTTAACACGATAATCAGATTTGATCTTGCCTCTGATGATCTTGGAGTCCTCAGTTTCCCACAGGAACTTTACATAGAAGATAACATGGATATAGGTGTGTTAGATGGCTGCGTTTGTTTGATGTGTTACAATGAGTTCAGCTATGCAGATGTTTGGATATTGAGGGAATACGAAGATATAAAATCTTGGACTAAGATGTTTACGGTGCCGAAACCAGAGTGTGTAGAATCTTATGACTTCGTGAGACCGCTGCTCTATTCCAAGGACAGGAGCAAGATTCTGATGGAGATTAACAACGCCAAGAATCTCATGTGGTTTGATTTGGAAAGTCAGATTCTTACAACTGTTGGAATAGAGTGTGATAGTTCATTCACCGCAGATATCCTCGTGAGTAGCCTTGTTTTGGGATGTAAAGGAGATCCTACTGAAGCTCAGCGCAGGAAAGATCAGATGATGCAGAAGAGTAATAAAAG GGGTGGTTTTCTGTCCAAGGGTTTCAAGCTGAAGTTATGA
- the LOC104718074 gene encoding NHP2-like protein 1, with product MTEEAVDSRAYPLADGELSITILDLVQQATNYKKLKKGANEATKTLNRGMSEFVVMAADADPFEILVHLPLLAEDKNVPYVFVASKEALGRACGVTKSVIACSVISNNTSQLKSQIQRLKDAIEKLLI from the exons ATGACGGAAGAGGCAGTGGATTCTAGAGCGTATCCGTTAGCAGATGGTGAGCTTTCGATAACAATACTGGATCTTGTTCAACAAGCTACCAACTACAAGAAGCTCAAGAAGGGTGCTAACGAAGCTACCAAGACATTGAACCGTGGGATGTCTGAGTTCGTTGTTATGGCTGCTGATGCTGATCCCTTCGAGATTCTTGTTCATCTTCCTTTGCTTGCCGAAGATAAG AATGTGCCATATGTGTTTGTAGCTTCGAAAGAAGCATTGGGAAGAGCATGTGGAGTAACGAAATCAGTGATCGCTTGTTCAGTAATATCGAACAACACAAGCCAGTTGAAATCTCAGATTCAGCGTCTCAAGGATGCTATCGAGAAGCTCCTGATCTAA
- the LOC104718076 gene encoding uncharacterized protein LOC104718076 translates to MAASYISMTQTVVSSKLCSKINSFSSCSVYTKNSHFLSTTHKDSINLFFHLDRSHQNRSTLKHYTRVRKLESEWEENKDEENEDKEKSDWEENKDEEKDVKKEDHRVEETVLKLYNNIKDRNIKEEGSRAEETVLKLYTDIKDRNIDGISEVIADECQCFSNVLSKYRLLQGKKQVMAFFYWLIMELGKDIKIIVRPTSKDGMTVGVQWQFECEKSHIQLGKGFSFHSCHMYQGKLLIKNVEMFMEPIFHVEPLRLRTMAFAVSLAEKIVTFLRTAENTRRQAMTFLLLALLLLAAAAFYFTRLRL, encoded by the exons ATGGCAGCATCATATATCTCTATGACACAAACTGtggtttcttctaaactctgtTCAAAGATAAATAGCTTTAGCTCATGCTCAGTTTACACCAAGAATTCTCACTTTTTATCAACAACTCACAAGGATTCTATCAATCTGTTTTTTCATCTTGATCGATCACACCAAAATCGAAGCACTTTGAAGCATTACACAAGGGTAAGAAAATTAGAATCAGAAtgggaagaaaacaaagatgaagagaaCGAAGATAAAGAGAAATCAGATTGGGAAGAGaacaaagatgaagagaaggaCGTCAAGAAGGAAGACCATCGGGTGGAGGAGACAGTTCTAAAACTATACAACAATATCAAGGACCGAAACATCAAGGAGGAAGGCTCTCGGGCGGAAGAGACAGTTCTAAAACTATACACCGATATCAAGGACCGAAACATCGACGGGATTTCAGAAGTTATTGCAGATGAATGCCAATGCTTTTCCAATGTTTTATCTAAGTATCGACTCTTACAAGGCAAGAAG CAAGTTATGGCTTTCTTCTACTGGTTGATCATGGAGCTGGGGAAAGATATCAAGATTATTGTTAGACCAACGTCCAAAGATGGCATGACCGTTGGTGTCCAATGGCAATTCG AATGTGAGAAGTCACACATCCAATTGGGAAAAGGGTTCAGTTTCCACAGTTGCCATATGTACCAGGGAAAGCTGTTGATAAA GAATGTAGAGATGTTCATGGAGCCAATCTTTCACGTAGAGCCTCTAAGACTA AGAACTATGGCGTTTGCAGTTAGCTTAGCTGAGAAGATAGTCACTTTCTTGAGAACAGCAGAAAACACAAGGAGACAGGCAATGACATTCCTGCTACTTGCTCTTCTGCTGCTTGCTGCAGCCGCTTTCTACTTCACACGACTGAGACTCTGA
- the LOC104718075 gene encoding uncharacterized protein LOC104718075, producing the protein MVSDQDLAKGVETLLRQSEPSSLTSLSSVVQQLEAKLGLDLTEKTTFIRDQINILLRSHHNHNPSAASASASVVQSQPPPPPPSSSQHLHHQHQHQNVHSGVNVPVVAKGHFTLQHPSQFSVSQAQQYPPHFALQPPYHSYDLNFRQPYPAFMQPQHQQQSPRQQQSSVLLSPGANASPKESAPAGTKRKGGPGGLNKVCRVSPELQVVVGEPALPRTEIVRQLWAYIRKNNLQDPSNKRKIICDDALRVVFETDCTDMFKMNKLLAKHILPLDPSKDSGQAKRAKAEVETKTETPELTPVSSAPVSSTITLSESLSKFFGTGETEMTDEEIIRRVWEYIKLNNLEDPVNPMAIQCDEKLRDLLGCDSISAVGINEMLRRHMYKQS; encoded by the exons ATGGTGTCGGACCAGGATCTAGCGAAAGGAGTCGAGACTTTGCTAAGGCAATCCGAGCCAAGCTCCCTCACATCGTTAAGCAGTGTTGTTCAGCAGCTTGAAGCTAAGTTAGGGTTAGACCTTACGGAGAAGACGACTTTTATCAGAGATCAGATCAATATCCTCCTCCGTTCTCACCATAATCATAACCCTTCAGCCGCTTCCGCATCCGCTTCAGTCGTACAATCTcagcctcctcctccgccgccgtcGTCTTCAcagcatcttcatcatcagcatcagcaTCAGAATGTGCACTCCGGTGTTAATGTTCCGGTGGTGGCGAAAGGGCATTTCACGCTTCAGCATCCGTCTCAATTCTCTGTTTCTCAAGCCCAGCAGTATCCTCCACATTTCGCGCTTCAGCCTCCTTATCACTCTTATGACCTAAATTTCCGGCAGCCCTATCCGGCTTTTATGCAGCCGCAGCATCAGCAGCAGTCTCCGCGACAACAACAATCCTCTGTGCTGCTTTCACCAGGCGCTAATGCTTCTCCAAAAGAAAG TGCTCCAGCTGGAACTAAAAGAAAGGGTGGTCCTGGAGGGCTAAACAAAGTCTGTAGGGTTTCTCCAGAACTTCAAGTCGTTGTTGGTGAACCTGCTCTTCCCAGAACTGAG ATTGTGAGGCAATTGTGGGCTTATATAAGGAAGAACAACCTCCAAGACCCGAGTAACAAGAGGAAGATCATCTGTGATGATGCATTGCGTGTGGTTTTTGAGACTGACTGCACTGACATGTTCAAAATGAATAAGTTGCTTGCTAAGCATATTCTCCCGCTTGATCCATCAA AGGACTCTGGTCAAGCAAAACGGGCAAAAGCTGAGGTGGAGACAAAGACTGAGACCCCAGAGCTAACACCTGTTAGTTCAGCTCCTGTTAGCTCAACTATTACATTATCTGAGTCACTTTCTAAGTTCTTTGGCACTGGTGAGACGGAGATGACAGACGAAGAGATCATTCGCCGTGTTTGGGAATACATCAAACTCAACAATTTAGAG GACCCAGTAAATCCAATGGCCATTCAGTGTGATGAAAAGCTCCGTGATCTTCTTGGATGTGACAGCATTTCAGCTGTGGGGATAAATGAGATGCTGAGGCGCCACATGTACAAGCAGTCGTGA
- the LOC104718078 gene encoding U4/U6.U5 tri-snRNP-associated protein 2-like isoform X1, protein MKSEREVKNGVTEEEREVKRKRSDSPPPPLGFNNPLLPLANAYADDDEDAENEQKKKSQTRGVVKGEGNGNKAQEEEVDDDEDDNAFKGRRKQSRQVEVRRDCPYLDTVNRQVLDFDFERFCSVSLSNLNVYACLVCGKYFQGRSQKSHAYTHSLEADHHVYINLLTEKVYCLPDSYEINDPSLDDIRHVLNPRFSRAQVEELDKNRQWSRALDGSDYLPGMVGLNNIQKTEFVNVTIQSLMRVTPLRNFFLIPENYQHCKSPLVHRFGELTRKIWHARNFKGQVSPHEFLQAVMKASKKRFRIGQQSDPVEFMSWLLNTLHVDLRPSKDASSIIHQCFQGELEVVKEYQGNENKETSRMPFLMLGLDLPPPPLFKDVMEKNIIPQVALFDLLKKFDGETVTEVVRPKLARMRYRVTRSPPYLMFHMVRFKKNNFFKEKNPTLVNFPVKDMELRDYIPSLPTAPEGEKVCSKYNLIANIVHDGKPEDGYFRVFVQRKSQELWYEMQDLHVAETLSQMVELSEAYMQIYEQQEK, encoded by the exons ATGAAAAGTGAGAGAGAAGTTAAGAATGGTGTTactgaggaagagagagaggtgaagaggaagaggtcTGATTCGCCACCTCCACCACTGGGTTTTAATAACCCTCTTTTGCCGTTGGCTAATGCTTACGCTGACGACGATGAGGATGCGGAGAACgagcagaagaagaaatctcAAACTCGTGGAGTTGTGAAAGGAGAAGGGAACGGTAACAAAGCTCAAGAAGAGGAAGTCGATGACGACGAAGATGATAATGCCTTTAAGGGGAGACGAAAGCAATCACGCCAAGTTGAAGTTCGTCGTGACTGTCCTTATCTTGATACTGTTAATCGTCAG GTGTTGGATTTTGATTTCGAGAGGTTTTGTTCTGTGTCCTTGTCAAATTTGAATGTGTATGCTTGTCTCGTCTGCGGTAAGTATTTCCAAGGAAGGAGCCAGAAGTCTCATGCTTATACGCATAGTCTGGAAGCAGACCACCATGTTTACATCAATCTTCTGACGGAGAAGGTTTACTGTCTTCCTGATAGTTACGAGATCAATGACCCTTCTTTGGATGACATTCGCCATGTTTTAAATCCAAG GTTTAGTAGGGCTCAAGTAGAAGAGCTCGACAAGAATAGGCAGTGGTCTAGGGCTCTTGATGGCTCTGACTATCTTCCGGGAATG GTGGGATTGAACAACATACAAAAGACGGAGTTTGTGAATGTTACAATCCAATCGTTGATGAGAGTTACTCCTTTAAGGAACTTCTTCCTCATTCCTGAGAATTATCAGCATTGCAAGTCTCCTCTTGTTCACCGTTTTGGAGAACTCACTCGGAAGATTTGGCATGCTCGGAACTTTAAAGGACAG GTGAGTCCACATGAATTCTTGCAAGCTGTCATGAAGGCCAGCAAAAAACGGTTTAGGATAGGCCAACAGTCAGATCCTGTTGAGTTTATGTCGTGGCTCCTCAACACTTTGCACGTGGATCTTAGGCCTTCAAAGGACGCCAGCAGTATCATCCACCAGTGCTTCCAG GGTGAGTTGGAGGTTGTGAAAGAGTATCAAGgtaatgaaaacaaagaaacctcCAGGATGCCTTTTCTGATGCTTGGGCTAGATTTGCCACCGCCTCCTCTTTTCAAAGATGTCATGGAGAAAAACATAATTCCGCAG GTTGCTCTATTCGATTTATTGAAGAAGTTTGATGGAGAAACTGTGACAGAGGTGGTTCGCCCAAAGCTAGCCAGAATGAGATATCGTGTAACCAGATCGCCTCCTTACTTGATGTTCCATATGGTTCGGTTCAAGAAGAATAACTTTTTCAAGGAGAAGAACCCTACCCTTG TTAACTTCCCAGTGAAGGACATGGAGCTGAGGGATTACATACCATCATTGCCTACAGCCCCTGAAGGCGAGAAGGTGTGTTCAAAGTATAATCTAATCGCTAACATTGTACATGATGGTAAGCCTGAGGATGGGTACTTCAGAGTCTTTGTGCAGAGGAAGTCACAAGAACTATG GTACGAGATGCAGGATTTGCATGTTGCAGAGACACTTTCCCAAATGGTAGAACTATCGGAAGCATACATGCAGATATATGAGCAGCAGGAGAAATAG
- the LOC104718078 gene encoding U4/U6.U5 tri-snRNP-associated protein 2-like isoform X2 has product MKASVLSIYRFSRAQVEELDKNRQWSRALDGSDYLPGMVGLNNIQKTEFVNVTIQSLMRVTPLRNFFLIPENYQHCKSPLVHRFGELTRKIWHARNFKGQVSPHEFLQAVMKASKKRFRIGQQSDPVEFMSWLLNTLHVDLRPSKDASSIIHQCFQGELEVVKEYQGNENKETSRMPFLMLGLDLPPPPLFKDVMEKNIIPQVALFDLLKKFDGETVTEVVRPKLARMRYRVTRSPPYLMFHMVRFKKNNFFKEKNPTLVNFPVKDMELRDYIPSLPTAPEGEKVCSKYNLIANIVHDGKPEDGYFRVFVQRKSQELWYEMQDLHVAETLSQMVELSEAYMQIYEQQEK; this is encoded by the exons ATGAAGGCTTCGGTGCTATCCATTTACAGGTTTAGTAGGGCTCAAGTAGAAGAGCTCGACAAGAATAGGCAGTGGTCTAGGGCTCTTGATGGCTCTGACTATCTTCCGGGAATG GTGGGATTGAACAACATACAAAAGACGGAGTTTGTGAATGTTACAATCCAATCGTTGATGAGAGTTACTCCTTTAAGGAACTTCTTCCTCATTCCTGAGAATTATCAGCATTGCAAGTCTCCTCTTGTTCACCGTTTTGGAGAACTCACTCGGAAGATTTGGCATGCTCGGAACTTTAAAGGACAG GTGAGTCCACATGAATTCTTGCAAGCTGTCATGAAGGCCAGCAAAAAACGGTTTAGGATAGGCCAACAGTCAGATCCTGTTGAGTTTATGTCGTGGCTCCTCAACACTTTGCACGTGGATCTTAGGCCTTCAAAGGACGCCAGCAGTATCATCCACCAGTGCTTCCAG GGTGAGTTGGAGGTTGTGAAAGAGTATCAAGgtaatgaaaacaaagaaacctcCAGGATGCCTTTTCTGATGCTTGGGCTAGATTTGCCACCGCCTCCTCTTTTCAAAGATGTCATGGAGAAAAACATAATTCCGCAG GTTGCTCTATTCGATTTATTGAAGAAGTTTGATGGAGAAACTGTGACAGAGGTGGTTCGCCCAAAGCTAGCCAGAATGAGATATCGTGTAACCAGATCGCCTCCTTACTTGATGTTCCATATGGTTCGGTTCAAGAAGAATAACTTTTTCAAGGAGAAGAACCCTACCCTTG TTAACTTCCCAGTGAAGGACATGGAGCTGAGGGATTACATACCATCATTGCCTACAGCCCCTGAAGGCGAGAAGGTGTGTTCAAAGTATAATCTAATCGCTAACATTGTACATGATGGTAAGCCTGAGGATGGGTACTTCAGAGTCTTTGTGCAGAGGAAGTCACAAGAACTATG GTACGAGATGCAGGATTTGCATGTTGCAGAGACACTTTCCCAAATGGTAGAACTATCGGAAGCATACATGCAGATATATGAGCAGCAGGAGAAATAG